A window of the Trichoderma asperellum chromosome 4, complete sequence genome harbors these coding sequences:
- a CDS encoding uncharacterized protein (TransMembrane:3 (i35-54o74-98i220-250o)~EggNog:ENOG41) translates to MGCLTHRSKEVRQYTDQKWDYINLSDFKAKGCGPIFAYITLWIGLIISLAVYGVDTFTAVQLLVFNRWSSEIEPAIPISISRWIFSGCIILSFINLGFEWIRAARKIKRGNVAEVYLDSLAVRWESIRLGSGQGFRRFLVFTELTKSKKGAEYIALFTYFSFQSWIRVIFCTSPRQVVNALTLRSVYMAKLAVSESSVEGSISSFFDKIKTLAQHDFRQAAILGGMCFTLVIWVFSALYLISAALFYVFFLFHWIPRDDGGLTGYCERKVNNSLLKIVTKTVNKALAKGQVDRMKAAMSEKGEAHPDASLPTLPNLGFAAPQPPLPTYTSSPGTPVNDFKRPMPQRSMTGATTASSYSARAPLISSAADMGYSNPRSASPEDMLPAMPNLQRSGTGDSFRTSGGARPDLNHMRTTSNSSYRQQPFTESPISMGSAAASPLYAPTARPIPPRFADSYGGNQQMQDDSQSWRGPPPRSYTFNNEGRSSPAPSAAGSTYSRAPQGPMRSATSASNQVPLRGMRFSPQRQMTEPMSNPNRSPPADNSYAGQRLPPNTRPPVRQNTQDYYNPQAQSGASYSYDVEAQSSGRY, encoded by the exons ATGGGCTGCCTCACTCACCGCAGCAAAGAGGTCCGGCAATATACCGACCAGAAATGGGACTACATCAACCTCTCCGActtcaaggccaagggctGCGGCCCCATCTTTGCCTACATCACCCTCTGGATAGGCCTCATCATCTCACTCGCCGTCTACGGAGTCGATACCTTCACTGCCGTCCAGCTTCTCGTCTTCAACCGATGGTCGTCCGAAATCGAGCCCGCCATTCCCATTTCCATCTCGAGATGGATCTTCTCAGGCTGCATCATCTTGTCCTTTATCAATCTCGGCTTCGAATGGATCCGCGCCGCTCGAAAGATCAAGAGGGGCAACGTTGCTGAGGTCTATCTGGACAGTCTTGCTGTGCGCTGGGAGTCTATTCGCCTTGGATCGGGGCAAGGATTTAGACGGTTTCTTGTCTTTACGGAACTCACAAAGAGTAAAAAGGGTGCTGAGTATATCGCCCTATTTACATACTTTAGCTTTCAAT CCTGGATCCGTGTCATCTTTTGCACCAGCCCCCGTCAGGTTGTAAATGCACTCACCTTACGATCTGTCTACATGGCAAAACTCGCTGTTTCTGAGAGTTCGGTCGAGGGCTccatttcctccttctttgaCAAGATCAAGACGCTCGCGCAACACGACTTCCGACAGGCTGCTATTCTTGGAGGCATGTGCTTCACTCTGGTCATCTGGGTCTTTTCGGCTCTGTATTTGATTTCCGCTGCCCTCTTTTatgtctttttcctctttcactGGATTCCTCGTGACGATGGCGGCCTCACCGGCTACTGTGAGCGAAAGGTCAACAACTCCCTGCTCAAGATTGTCACCAAGACTGTCAACAAGGCGCTTGCCAAGGGCCAGGTCGACAGGATGAAGGCAGCCATGAGCGAAAAGGGCGAAGCACATCCGGATGCCTCACTGCCGACTTTGCCAAACCTCGGCTTCGCGGCGCCGCAGCCACCTTTGCCGACTTATACCTCGAGTCCGGGTACCCCTGTCAACGACTTCAAGCGGCCGATGCCACAGCGAAGCATGACAGGAGCCACCACGGCCTCGAGCTACTCAGCTCGAGCTCCGTTGATCAGTTCGGCGGCTGATATGGGGTACTCAAATCCAAGATCGGCCTCGCCAGAAGACATGCTCCCTGCCATGCCAAATCTTCAAAGAAGTGGAACGGGAGACTCATTCAGAACCAGTGGTGGCGCTCGGCCGGACCTGAACCATATGAGGACTACGTCAAACTCCTCGTATCGCCAGCAGCCGTTCACCGAGAGCCCCATTAGCATGGGTTCGGCGGCAGCATCCCCGCTGTACGCGCCAACGGCAAGGCCTATCCCGCCTCGATTCGCCGACAGCTATGGCGGGAACCAGCAAATGCAGGACGACAGTCAATCCTGGCGAGGCCCGCCGCCAAGGTCGTACACCTTTAACAACGAGGGTCGATCCAGCCCAGCGCCATCTGCCGCCGGGTCAACATACTCTAGAGCACCGCAGGGGCCTATGAGAAGCGCGACAAGCGCGTCAAACCAAGTACCTCTGCGCGGAATGCGATTCTCCCCTCAGCGACAAATGACCGAGCCAATGTCCAATCCCAATCGCTCTCCACCAGCAGACAATTCCTACGCCGGACAACGCTTGCCGCCCAACACCAGACCACCGGTGCGCCAAAATACCCAGGACTACTATAACCCCCAGGCTCAATCAGGAGCATCCTATAGCTATGATGTTGAAGCGCAGAGCAGTGGTAGATATTAG